CTCCTTGAAGTCTGGGTTGTATTTATAACCCTTGCTGTATCCAAGTTCTTCCATAAGTTTGGTAGGAGCATTTCTAAGATGCATAGGAATTGGAGCTCCAGCAAAATTGGCGTCCTGAGCGACTTTTGCTTTCACTTTATTCCAAGCTCTATAGATAGAAACACTCTTGGCTGCGGTCGCAAGCTTATAAGCACAATGCGCTAACATGACATCAGCCTCGGGTAGTCCCACTTTGTGGACAGCATCGAAAGTTGCGACTGCAAATGGCAAGCAAGAGTCGTCTACAACTCCAATGTCCTCAGAGGCCATACGGATCATTCGTCTTGAAATATACAGTGGGTCCTCTCCCCCATGTAGCATTCTCGCAAGGTAGTATAAAGTTGCATCTACATTGGAACCTCTGACTGATTTGTGAAAGGCCGAAATTGCATCGTAGTGTTGATCTCCGACTCTATCGTAAACTGCATGCGTGGAGCGAAGCACTTCCCTCAACGTCGATGGGTCCACTTCAACGGAGGCAGCAGTGGTAtcatcattcttttgataGTGAGAATCAACCATTTCAACCAAATTCAGTGCTGTCCTTGAGTCACCCCCTGCAACACCAATAATATATTGTAAAGATTCCGTCGTCAGTCGTAAAACTGGCATATTGTACACTAGCTTTCTAACCCGATTCACCAATAGGAGACTTCGGTTAACCACTTTGGCCAAATCCTCATTATCTAGTTTGTTTAGTACAAAAACTCGACATCTTGACAGCAGCGCACTGTTCAGCTGGAAACTCGGGTTTTCCGTCGTGGCTCCTATTAAGATGATATCTCCACGCTCCACGTAGGGCAAAAACGCGTCTTGCTGTGATTTATTGAACCTGTGTATCTCGTCACAGAATAATACTGTACGGCGCTTCGTGAGTCTCATCTCGTTCCTAGCCTCTTCGAAAACCTTTCTGCACTCGCTTATTCCACTGGAAGTGGCGCTCAGTTCAACACATCGGTTATGAGTGGAAGCTGCAATAATACGAGCCAAACTGGTTTTACCGTTACTCCTGGCGGTCCCCATAATATCATTGAAGGTACTCTATCATGTTCAATGAACCCACGTAGTACTCCAGTGGGCCCAACCAGATGGCTTTGCCCAACGTACTCTTCTAAGGTTTTTGGCCGTAGCCTTTCTGCTAAGGGTAATTTTGCTGACATACGcaattttttgatatctGTAGCTTCATTcagtttttgtttctttgtAGCCGGCTCTGTTGAAGGAACACTCGAGTTCTGTGTTGGGGAGGAGGATAAGTTGGTTGTTAGATCGTAGTTGTCTTGTTCGGAGGGTATTTCAACAACCGTCTTTTGACTGGGGCTAGTGATGCCTTCACCCTTGAACTTTCCATGGGATAAGACTGACTTTGCAGAAACTGGTTTCTTTGGCTCCTTCTGAGCCATGCATTGATCGAGATGTGCGTTAATGGCACCAATGTCCATAGACTTGGAGCAAATGGGACATCTAACCATTTCAATGAAGGGAAACCGTTACCAAGACCTACATTCAATTCTTCGCGCGATACACTTAGATTTGATATCACCAAACAATACAATACAAATACAATATACAATCGACTAGTAAGGTAGGGTagaaaaaggagaaactaatctctttctctttccctATCGTgcttcttttccttcttcttctttttttttcctttttggaTCGCTTTTCTCCGTCAGATTCAGAAACAGCGTCTTCAACTGcggcagcagcagcagcaacgGCAGCACTGGCAGCGGCAGCAACGTCTTCTTCGTTGTCTAGATGAACGCCATCATTCACAACTCCGGTATCATCTCCCACGGAGCCAACAGCTTCAGCGATCGCGTGGTGTTCTAATTTTGGGTGTTTAAGCAAATTTGAAGCATTGGCAAattcaatctttcttttacGTGTATGAGCAGCTTTCTGGTATTCTTCAGGAATTTCAGCACCGGTACTGATCAAATCGTCAATGTAGCGGTCTTTTTCATGCTGGTACAACTCCAATTCCTCATTGTATTTCCTCTTCCATTCATCTCTCTCTTCGCTTGGAAGATCCTTCCATTTCTTGGATGTCTCATGAGTCATCTCCAAAGAACTGAGAGGCGGCAGCCCCTTACGGGCACGTTCCTCCATGATTTCTTTACGTGCTAGCGCACTGTAAGCAAAATACATGGTTAACGGCTTTTTAGGGGCATTGGGGTCTCTAGCTTTCTTAGCAGCGGCAGCAGCAGCTCTCTTTTGGCTTGTACTCTGAGCACCAGCAACAGAGTAGTCAACATCGCCCACAGCTCTTGCTAATTTAGCAATGCCAGCAATATCACCTGGTAGCGGCTGTTCAATGgcattgaaaaaattgaccGTGGCGGTTGATGCCTCCTGAGCAGCTTTGCTTAGCTCAAAGAAGGAAGCAACCAAAGCATccttcagcttcttgaCATCCTTTGCGTTCACTGCAGTGGCTGTCATGTCCTGATAATTTAGACGTGTATGTTTTGTTTACGTCCCGTGTGTTTTTCCTGGAGTCTAAGGCTTTCTTGGTTAGCTACTGGCTTGCAAGGGAGACTTGGACGGGGGTTAAGTAGAAGTCTAAGGGCAAGCGAGGCCTACCCCTTTTAACTGGTGGGtgttttgatttttttcttccttcgCGACCTGAATAATTACGAGTTCCGAGGGGCGCATGATCCTGTTTACTCGAACAAGTATGGTAGAAAACCATGGTATCTGAGAAGACGTTGGAAGGCACAAGCGTGTTTCTAGGGTTAAAATCAGTCATTCGTTATGCTCAGTAAAAGAACAAAACTAATAACACCATTTTTCGTAATTTTGCTAGCCCATTCGAAAACTTCGAGTAGTGTACCAAACAGTGATTTCCCACTACCACAGtgtttttttcaatttcctGTTCGCCGCAAGGAATTAGTGGAGGAGGGAGCGGTGTTCCGCTAATGAGGTGACTGTTATCTGATTGGCCTTTTTCAGGGGGTGATTAAGAAAAAAGGGGACTATGCTGCTAGCGATGAATCAAGTTCCGTTTTCAGGATGCTTCATAATCAGGCATATACCGTGTTTTCTAAGTCTGCAATATAATCTTGGCCTGGGCCAGAGGGTTTCGATCGTGTCGCCCTATAACACGCAACACCTGCGCACATCGTGGAAAGTCCAGTGGAGGAATTTCCACCTGTGGGGAACATAACTTAATCCTTTCGCGATAAGTTTGGGGAAGCATACTTTGATAGAGGAAGGGCTAGTTGGGATTAGAGCTCTATCACGTCTAGAAAATGTAGCTTCTGGTATCCTTGTACGAAATCAAAAAGGCACAACTAGTTTTCAGAGAGAAAAGACGATTAATCACGACGAACCAAGACCTTGCGACGACTCAATTACCGCGGTGAACCCTTGACCCACTGGCAGGTTTTTGTAAACTCTTCGCGAATCTGTTGCCCACTTCCAGCAACTCTTTCCAGGCTACCACCAAATTCTCCATCCCCGACTCGCCTTAATGTCTAATTTCCTTATCTCTTATCATCATGAAGTCTTGACACTTGAGAACTCCTCTCACCAATTgaccaatttcaaaacacCTCTCAGTGAATTTAGACATCCACCAATAGAAGATGGTCTCCCTATCGTTCAGCGTGTTTGACTCATCAATGTCTAATCTCATTCCTGCTTGTTCAAACTTATCCTCCTCCACGTGGATCACACGTGGATTATTCTTATATATATAACATCCTGATTCAAATGGTAACAAGGGTGATCAAACCTAGTACAATGTCTTCAGCCATAGGTGATCACTTCATATCATTGGCAAATCCAGAACCATGGGTTTCTCAAACAACGGTGGTAATAACAGGTTTACTGTTGATGCTCACAACTTGTCTTGTTTGGTTCAATCAAACTGTACGCTCCCTAACTCTATTCTGCTGGGcttgtttcttcaaaccGTTTGCAAAGAATGATCATGGAAATTCTCACCAATCTGCTCTGGAATCTTTTTATCGCAGTCAAGCTTCCATATACGACTCTTCGAGAGGGGTGCTTCTgaaaggaagagaaaaggCATTGCAATTGGCAGCCTCCCACTTAAAAAAATCCAGCAAACTTGTTTGGATTGATGTTGGTGGTGGTACTGGATATAACGTTGAAATAATGAACTCTCTTTTGCCGATTACGTCAAAGTTCGAAAAGGTCATTGTGGTTGACTTGTCAATTTCACTTTGCGAAGTTGCTAAgcaaagatttgaaaagcttgGATTCAACAACGTTGAAGTGTTAGTTGCAGATGCATGTGACTTTCTGGTCCCTGAAAAATACATGGGGAATGTAGATTTGATTACGTTTTCTTACTCCTTGTCAATGATTCCCCCATTCCACGCTGCCGTTGATCACATCTTGCCAATGTTGAATAAAGAGATAGGTATCATTTGTTCGGTGGACTTTGGGGTACAAACTTCTGCCACAAGTATTGGAAGAACCAACACTCTGGGTGGCTCAGTTAATAGACACGTTCCTTGGGTTTTCAGAACATTCTGGAGAGCTTGGTTTGAATTGGATAGAGTATTCTTGGACCCTGCCAGAAGAGACTACTTGGAGTATAAATTTGGTACGATCAAATCCCTTAACTGCTCAAATCGCCTCCTGGGAAACATTCCCTATTATATTTGGATTGGCTGCGATAAGGACAGATCGTCCTTACTGTTGCACCGTCTTAATGCAATGGCAACTGAATCGCCATACCTGGCTCCTGCCTCATCAGTTCCTGTGAAAAGTAAAGGTTACGAAAGAGCTTTGGAGAATAATAAGAAACATCTACCTTACCCTTCAATTTATTATCAAAGGGAGGTTTGGAGAGTTTATTATGAGGAAAGTAACCCACAATATGCTCAATTCAATGACCAATACATTTATGCTTTCACATGGGAAGATCCTCGtgaagatatcaagatACTAAATCTGAAGCCATCTGATGTTGTTCTGGCAATAACGTCAGCTGGTGACAATTTGCTATCCTATGCTTCCATCGAGAAGCCTCCTCGCCGAATTCATGGCGTCGACTTGAACCCAGCACAGAATCACCTCTGTGAACTCAAGCTAGCAAGTCTGAGATGTCTAAAATACGAGGAAGTCTGGAAATTATTTGGTCTTGGAAAGGTTGAAAACTTCGAAGAGTTATTGTTCAGCAAGCTGGCACCTCAACTATCAtccaattcttttcaatACTGGGCCAAGCATGGAcctcaaatctttgatataAAAGGTAAAGGCCTCTATGATACCGGATTTACAAGATGGGCCTTAAGACTTGCCAAGTatgtcttcaaaattgctGGTGTATCTGACACCATCGAAGAACTTTTAACCTGCAAGTCAATGGAAGAGCAAAAGTTTTTGTGGGAATCCAAGATTAAGCCAGCTATCTTCAACCCCATAGTCAGTAAGATGCTAGTAGGAAACCCTATTTTCTTGTGGAAAGCCTTAGGTGTGCCACCTAACCAGGCcaaaatgatgaattcTTCCATTCTTACCTATGTGGTGGACACGTTGGATCCTATTGTTGGTCGTTCGTTGATATCGAAAGATAATTACTTTTACTATTTGACCCTGCGTGGAAGATATTCACCCACTAATTGTCCTGATTATCTGACTAAACAgactttcaaaaaaatgcATGAAAAAGAGTCTCCATTGGACAATATCAGACTCCACACAGATACTCTGAATGATGTTTTCGAACGTTTAGCAAGCGGATCTCTTACGGTTGCCATCATTATGGATCATATGGACTGGTTCGATCCCAAAAAAAATGAAGCCCAATCTGAAGTTGAACACCTGAAAAAGTGTCTTTGTAATGGGGGCCGTGTTCTGTTGagatcaatttcaaaagaaccATGGTATATTAAAGTATTCGAAGAAAACGGGTTCCATTGCCAAGCTGCTGCTGTTCGTGTAAAAAGGATGACCATAGACAGAACGAACATGTATGCTTCAGCATGGGTGTGTACTAAGATTCCAGCTCGCAGAGTTAGTGATCTTACTATATAGAGTATTAGATTTATTGAGAaaattgactttgaatttcGCTTGAAATGGAATGCTCAAGGTCGTCTGAGTGTGCAAGAATTGTTTCTATCACTCCAACTTCTTTCCTGGGActggaaaacttttccgGCTCAAAATGTGGATTTACTCCTGTTGCTACACTCGTTTCAACCTGTGTTTGTGTTGGGCCCGCTACGGTCGCATTTGTTGTAGGTATTGTGTCGTTAGATATCTCATGTTGAGTTTTTAAGTGCAAGTACACTGATTGATAAGAGCCAAATCTGCCTTGGCATTCTTTACAATAAAACTGGTTGTTTGGAAGTCGCAAATAATAGTTGTTTAAGATCCCACTAGGTCTTCCACGACGACTTTTGTTCTTGAGTAATTCACCTGCAGCGACAAgcttttgaatctcttcaaaccCAAGCccatcttcaatttcatgtAAACTGTACATTGAGGAACCATCACTTTTAGTCTTCAAGCcttcaaactgttcagGATGATTGATCTTGATGTGCTGGTATAGTATAGGGTAATGCTTGATCAATACTAACTTACCATGTTGTTCTTGGCAGGCATCACAGCGGAATTCGTCGTCCACCTTGGAGTATTTTAGTTTTCTCCTAGAAGAAGGCTTTTTCTTAGCAGGCTCCTTACGTACTCGTTTGCCCTTATAATTGGCTTGATTTgtcaattgttcaaaatgtttCGCCTTGATATGATTGTACAGCATTGGAtaattgttgaagatgacaTCTTGCTCATCATGGTAACATGCATCACATCTATAACGGGTCCCAAGTCTCGTGTATAACAAAGCCCTCTTTTTACCTTTGGTGGAAGGCACTTTGGGTTTATTGATGCCTCTAGAGGGAATTGagttcttggaagatgTGTAGACATActcttcatcgtcgtcaGCATCTTTCTCTGCTTCCTCCTCATTTTCTTCgtcatcaatatcatcatcatcactgtcatcatcatcccTATTGTTACCTTCCACCTGGTCAATAGGTATTTTATCGTTCTCCCCCTGTTCGTTTTCTGCCATATCATTATTCAATCCACCAGAGGAAACTGACCCCCCACCTTGCtttccatcatcaaagGGCCTTTTATGCTTGACATGAAATGACTTATAATGATTATACATGGCAGTCAAATGATCATAAGAACGGTCACATGATTTGCACTGATATATACCGTCATCCTTGAGTATGTAAAACTCTGTAGGAGCGTGAGTTGTATCAGGAACAGAGGCTAAATTCTTCTGAGGAACTATCATCTTTGCTTGCTGGCTATCTTTAAAACTTCTTGTGATCTCGTGAAGCTTCAAAAGGTTGGTATCTGTAGCAACATGCTCTGATGAGTCCTGTGGTCTTTGAGAAGCCTCCACATCAAGAGACGTTTGCTCGATCTGATTCTGACTGCGAAGTTGACTTCTTAGCTCCGCCACTTCAGTAGACAACTCAGCAACAGTTTCGCACAGGTTCAAAAGGAGTGCTGCATAAGGTGGATCTGCATCTTTGGATTGCTCAACAAGGTGCTTGATAGAAGTTTGGAGGGAGGTAAGCTTTTGTTCGTTTACCATCGATCCACTAAGTATATATGAAGGAATTTCTGtatcaaagttgatttaTATAAGTAGTTGGAATAGGGGAAAATAGTATATTCAGATGTTCACTCCAGAGGAAGTTGAGACTTGTTTCGCGGTATATCCTAGCCATTGCTGAAGATAGAGGCAGGGAAAGGAATTACAATCAACTGACTCAATGAGAAGCGGAACAAAGAGACCACTGAATTGAAATTGTATGCATTCATACAATGGTGGTGCACTCTTGCTTTTCGAAGACTGCTGAATTGCCAATTGACCCTCAACGGAGGATGTTGCCTTAATGGTTTGGACGGTACACGACCATAAACTTTAATTACTTCGGAGAAAAAAATGTCGTCAAATCTACAGCTCAAGCTTATCACTTCCACCTTACTTTTGGCATGCACAGAGTGGTCAGAAATTTTCATCAGGCAGTTCGTCTACTACAAGAGACGCCATTATTTCTTACTcctgaaaaatggaaaggTCTTCCCAGTgaaaagatctttcaattgtaCCAAGAGCGAGTTTTGTCGTTGGGACCCAAATACACCAAGGATAAACATGAATTAGAGGCACTTCTATCAACATCCAAAGATACTGGCTTTACCTACCGTCAGATACA
This window of the Komagataella phaffii GS115 chromosome 2, complete sequence genome carries:
- a CDS encoding Protein with DNA-dependent ATPase and ssDNA annealing activities involved in maintenance of genome, with translation MVRCPICSKSMDIGAINAHLDQCMAQKEPKKPVSAKSVLSHGKFKGEGITSPSQKTVVEIPSEQDNYDLTTNLSSSPTQNSSVPSTEPATKKQKLNEATDIKKLRMSAKLPLAERLRPKTLEEYVGQSHLVGPTGVLRGSNGKTSLARIIAASTHNRCVELSATSSGISECRKVFEEARNEMRLTKRRTVLFCDEIHRFNKSQQDAFLPYVERGDIILIGATTENPSFQLNSALLSRCRVFVLNKLDNEDLAKVVNRSLLLVNRVRKLVYNMPVLRLTTESLQYIIGVAGGDSRTALNLVEMVDSHYQKNDDTTAASVEVDPSTLREVLRSTHAVYDRVGDQHYDAISAFHKSVRGSNVDATLYYLARMLHGGEDPLYISRRMIRMASEDIGVVDDSCLPFAVATFDAVHKVGLPEADVMLAHCAYKLATAAKSVSIYRAWNKVKAKVAQDANFAGAPIPMHLRNAPTKLMEELGYSKGYKYNPDFKEGKVVQEYLPSEIKDETFYEDRHLGDVVDSDLEANGNS